Proteins from a genomic interval of Paenibacillus sp. RC334:
- a CDS encoding dipeptidase: MSYSAYFEKVREQQLDELKDWLSIPSISALSEHKGDINKAADWLAAKLTSAGLENVEIIPTKGHPLVYADYLHAPGKPTILVYGHYDVQPVDPLHLWETPPFEPSIRDGKLYARGATDDKGQVFLHIKAVEAILKQEGKLPLNIKFCIEGEEEVSSPSLLEFLQTGADRLAADAVLVSDTSLIEKGKPAICTGLRGLCSLEVSIHTANTDLHSGSFGGGVPNALHALVSLLATLHDDKGRVSIDGFYDDVAPLSAEMRAEFVKQDFNESKLQKDLALDSLYGEEGFSFVERVGARPTLELNGVYGGFQGEGTKTVIPKEAHAKITCRLVANQNPQDILDKIERHLRAHVPTGATLNIQQGEKANAFNIDPSHAFLQAAADAFEKVYGVRALFTKDGGSIPIVETFSRVLTAPVVLMGFGLPDENLHAPNEHFNLENFDKGLLTIVEFLKSV, translated from the coding sequence ATGAGTTATTCCGCATATTTCGAAAAGGTCAGAGAGCAGCAGCTTGATGAGCTGAAGGATTGGTTGTCCATTCCGAGTATTTCCGCATTATCCGAGCATAAAGGAGACATTAACAAAGCAGCCGATTGGCTTGCCGCCAAACTGACGTCTGCCGGATTGGAAAACGTTGAAATCATTCCGACTAAAGGCCATCCGCTGGTGTATGCGGATTATCTGCACGCACCCGGTAAACCGACAATCCTCGTGTACGGTCACTATGATGTACAGCCAGTCGACCCGCTTCATCTGTGGGAAACTCCACCGTTCGAGCCGTCGATCCGTGACGGAAAGCTGTATGCGCGCGGAGCTACAGATGATAAGGGTCAGGTATTCTTGCACATTAAGGCGGTCGAAGCCATTTTGAAGCAGGAAGGCAAGCTGCCGCTGAACATCAAATTTTGCATCGAGGGCGAGGAAGAAGTGTCCAGCCCGAGCCTACTTGAATTTTTGCAGACAGGTGCAGACCGTCTGGCTGCCGACGCTGTACTGGTATCCGACACCTCCCTGATCGAAAAAGGCAAGCCTGCCATTTGCACAGGTCTGCGCGGATTGTGCTCACTGGAAGTTTCGATCCACACCGCCAATACGGATCTGCATTCTGGCTCCTTTGGCGGCGGTGTGCCGAACGCGTTGCATGCCCTAGTATCCTTGCTGGCAACGCTGCATGACGACAAGGGACGCGTCAGCATCGACGGTTTCTACGACGATGTCGCGCCGCTATCGGCTGAGATGAGAGCAGAGTTCGTGAAGCAAGATTTCAATGAGAGCAAGTTGCAAAAGGATCTTGCGCTTGATTCCCTGTACGGCGAAGAAGGATTCAGCTTCGTCGAGCGTGTCGGGGCACGTCCGACGCTGGAGCTGAACGGCGTGTATGGCGGCTTCCAGGGCGAAGGCACGAAGACGGTCATTCCGAAGGAAGCTCACGCCAAAATTACGTGCCGCCTGGTTGCCAACCAGAATCCGCAGGACATTCTGGACAAAATCGAGCGCCATCTGCGCGCCCATGTTCCGACAGGTGCCACGCTGAACATCCAGCAGGGTGAAAAAGCGAACGCGTTTAACATCGACCCGTCACACGCATTTCTGCAAGCAGCGGCAGATGCTTTTGAGAAGGTATACGGTGTACGTGCCCTGTTTACCAAGGACGGCGGCTCCATCCCAATCGTGGAAACTTTCTCCCGTGTGCTAACTGCACCCGTCGTATTGATGGGCTTTGGCTTGCCGGATGAGAACTTACACGCGCCGAATGAGCATTTTAATTTGGAAAATTTTGATAAGGGTCTGCTGACCATTGTGGAATTTTTGAAATCTGTGTAA
- a CDS encoding DUF5071 domain-containing protein — translation MVNPHDLIPKHKSDFDSINQLKLCSKAEIRPIIPELFTWLQDSNWPISAEVRNILFQFDMELIPVIRQILNSNDSSWKYFVLIHFCKQLPNALLGKLTYELNRLSTNPSENDKLEEVDQIAQEMLRTFYR, via the coding sequence ATGGTGAATCCTCACGATCTTATCCCTAAACATAAGTCGGATTTTGATAGCATTAATCAATTGAAATTGTGCAGTAAGGCAGAAATTCGACCCATCATTCCTGAGCTTTTTACCTGGTTACAAGACAGTAATTGGCCCATTTCAGCGGAAGTAAGAAATATTTTGTTCCAGTTCGATATGGAGCTAATCCCAGTCATCCGGCAAATATTAAATTCAAACGATAGTTCGTGGAAGTATTTCGTGCTTATACATTTTTGTAAGCAGCTTCCTAATGCTTTACTTGGAAAGCTAACATACGAACTAAATAGGCTCAGCACTAATCCGAGTGAAAACGATAAATTGGAAGAGGTCGATCAGATTGCGCAGGAGATGCTAAGAACATTTTACAGATAA